ACGCATCGCCGTGGATTAGTTTGACGTTGGGGCGACCCGACAACTCTTCGCTTGCCATTTGGTGCAAGTTGTTGTCGATCTCAACCGTCAACACCGCACCCGCTTGGTCACTCAATCGCGTCGTCAACGATCCGACGCCAGTGCCGATCTCCAGCACCACGTCGTCCTTGCGAATCTCGGCCGAGCGAGCGATCAGATCGACCAAGTTCAAGTCGATCAAAAAGTTCTGGCCGAACCGCGACACCGGCCGAAGCCCCGCCGCGGCGAGTCGCTTGGAAAGATACGTCGCGGTTTGTCGAGGCTGGTCGGACATAGAGAGGGGGGGGGATTGGTTTTAGGGATTGGGTGTTAGGTATTAGGAAAGATCTGTGTTTTGCGATAACGCTCGCTGGACGTATTTGGCCAACAGATCGGTTTCCAGATTCACTCGGTCGCCAACTTTCCGGCCGCCCAGTGTGGTGACGGACAAAGTGTGAGGAATCAAGGCGACGGAAAACGAATCGTCCGCGACGTCGACCACCGTCAAGCTGATGCCGTCGATCGCAATGCTGCCCTTGGATGCGACTTGGGACGCCAAGTGTTTCGGGATGCTGAACCGCAGGTTGGCCCACGGCGGATCATCTTTTCGCTCGATCAATCGTCCGACGGCATCGATGTGGCCGGAAACGTAATGTCCGCCCATCCGATCGCCGACCGCGAGTGAGCGTTCCAAATTGACGTGGCTGCCGATGACCAATTCGCCCAAGTTCGTCCGCGACAACGTTTCTTCGCCGGCTTCGAAATCCAGTTTCGTTGCTTCGACACCCACAACCGTCAAGCAACACCCATTGATACAGATGCTGGCCCCCATGGTCGCATCCTGGGCCACTAACCCGGCATCAACGGTAAAACGCTTGCCCGGGGATTGATCGACGACGTTGACGAGGGTGCCGAGAGTTTCGACGAGTCCGGTGAACATTGGCAGTAGGTTCTAGGTGACAGGTATCAGGTGACAGGAAATAAAAGTCCTGATGCCTGTTACCTGACAACTGAAACCTATTCCCGACGCCTAGCCAGTTTGGCAGCGATGCACCAAAATGCCAGCCCGGAACGAAACAGACCCTCCCAACTCTTAAGTTTTCACGAGACCTCCCATGACTTTGATCGAAGCCATCCACGCCCGCCAAATCCTCGACAGCCGCGGAAACCCGACGATCGAATGCGAAGTTTTGCTTTCCGACGGATCTCACGGTCGCGCCGCCGTACCTAGCGGAGCCAGCACCGGGATGCACGAAGCGTGGGAACTCCGCGACGGTGACAAGTCCGTCTACATGGGCAAGGGCGTTCTGACGGCCGTCGACAACGTCAACGAAAAGATCGCCGAAGCACTCGAGGGCATGGACGCGACCGACCAAGCCGGCATCGACGCGGCGATGATCCAAATGGACGGCACCCCGAACAAAAAGAACCTGGGCGCCAACGCGATCCTGGCCGTTTCGCTGGCCACCGCCCACGCCGCTGCGTCCTGCACCGGACAACCACTTTACCGCTACCTCGGCGGCGCCGGTGCTCGCATGTTGCCCGCACCGATGATGAACATCATCAACGGTGGCGAACACGCCGACAACAACGTCGACGTGCAAGAGTTCATGGTGATGCCTTTGGGCTTCGAACGATTCAGCGACGCACTTCGCTGTGGCACCGAAATCTTTCATAACCTGAAGAAAGTTCTGACCGACAAGGGCTACAACACCGCGGTCGGCGACGAAGGCGGTTTCGCACCTGATTTGAAGAGCAACCAAGAAGCTCTCGACGTCATCATGACGGCGATCGACAAGGCAGGTTACAAGGCCGGCGAACAAGTCTGGATCGCACTCGACGCGGCTTCGACCGAATTTTACGACAAAGATTCAAAGACCTACTCGATCGACGGCAACAAGATGTCGGGCAGCGAGATGGTCGATTTCTTGGCCGGTTGGTGCGACAAGTATCCGATCTGCAGCATCGAAGACGGTTGCGACGAAGACGACTGGGACACCTGGAAGAAGTTGACCGACAAGATCGGCAAGAAGGTCCAGTTGGTCGGTGACGATTTGTTCGTCACCAATGTTGATCGCTTGCAACGCGGTATCAACGAAGGCATTGCGAACAGCATCCTGATCAAGGTCAACCAAATCGGAACGCTGACCGAAACGATCGACGCCATCCAATTGGCTCATCGCAACAACTACACGTCGATCAGCAGTCACCGCAGCGGCGAAACCGAAGACTCGACCATCGCCGACTTGGCGGTTGCCCTTTCGACCGGCCAAATCAAAACCGGTTCGGCCAGCCGAAGTGACCGCATGGCAAAGTACAACCAACTACTTCGCATCG
The sequence above is a segment of the Rubripirellula tenax genome. Coding sequences within it:
- a CDS encoding riboflavin synthase, which gives rise to MFTGLVETLGTLVNVVDQSPGKRFTVDAGLVAQDATMGASICINGCCLTVVGVEATKLDFEAGEETLSRTNLGELVIGSHVNLERSLAVGDRMGGHYVSGHIDAVGRLIERKDDPPWANLRFSIPKHLASQVASKGSIAIDGISLTVVDVADDSFSVALIPHTLSVTTLGGRKVGDRVNLETDLLAKYVQRALSQNTDLS
- the eno gene encoding phosphopyruvate hydratase — encoded protein: MTLIEAIHARQILDSRGNPTIECEVLLSDGSHGRAAVPSGASTGMHEAWELRDGDKSVYMGKGVLTAVDNVNEKIAEALEGMDATDQAGIDAAMIQMDGTPNKKNLGANAILAVSLATAHAAASCTGQPLYRYLGGAGARMLPAPMMNIINGGEHADNNVDVQEFMVMPLGFERFSDALRCGTEIFHNLKKVLTDKGYNTAVGDEGGFAPDLKSNQEALDVIMTAIDKAGYKAGEQVWIALDAASTEFYDKDSKTYSIDGNKMSGSEMVDFLAGWCDKYPICSIEDGCDEDDWDTWKKLTDKIGKKVQLVGDDLFVTNVDRLQRGINEGIANSILIKVNQIGTLTETIDAIQLAHRNNYTSISSHRSGETEDSTIADLAVALSTGQIKTGSASRSDRMAKYNQLLRIEEMLGDTAQYGGPVFAAKL